The Pyrus communis chromosome 8, drPyrComm1.1, whole genome shotgun sequence region AATTTAATCAAGGAACTTgaccatgagagagagagagagagagagagagagagagagagagttcagtTCCCATCATACCTCCTATGTACATCGATATATACATCTGTCTCATCTACAATTTCCTCCTGCGTTGAAAAGGGGACCAGGAAAATCGTCATAAAACAGTGGGCACATGAAAGGAAATAGAATGGGAATACTCGTAGCAGAACACATAATATCACACTGACTGAGCCACTGACTGATTAAATTAAGGAAGGAGATTGGATAGAAGCAGAGCATACTTGCAGAAGTTCTTCAAAAACATCCTCCAGGGTGATGATTCCTATGACCTCCCCGGCTTCAATGTCCTCTGATGAATTTGGAATTGTACCATTTGGCTGAATGGTTGGCTTGTTTGTCAGAGACCTTGGAGCTTTATCTATGTCAAGAGAAACACTCCCTGATTTTTCATCTTGCTTGGTCGGCAAGGAGGCAGCTGGTTGAGATTTTAACTTTGCCAGTTTATCCTCGAAATTCTCTATGTCAGGAATTGCCAGAAGGTTGCTCTTTCCTTTGCTCTTCACTACAGCTGCCAGGTGACTGCTTCCTTTTTGAAACTCATTAAGTATATCATACAGCGGCATATCTGCAGGAACCCTGGGATATCCATGCATACGTATTTAAAGTTTTCCCACATACAACAGACGTAGATATATGCATAAAAGATaatatggagaaaaaaaatgacaaacctAGGCATTCTTCGAATTGAAACGGCACTGACTGGAATCTCTGCTTCAGCTCGTACTGTGAGAAGACTTTTCACCTAAGTCCATTacagaataaataaataaataagtctACAAATGACTTGCGAGTCCTACAATCAGCTGTGACATACCAATTCTATAATTAGCTGTCATCAATGGTAGGAATCAACAGGCAGAAGTTTTCACACTCACCAGAAGGAGGCCGATAATGTTTTTCGGATTTTCATAATAGACAGGGACTCGACTATGGCCTCGTGCAAGAATTTTCCCAATTGCTTCCCTGCATTAGGAGACAGACATCAGTTTAAAAATGAATCTTTCCCTCtacaacaaaaaacacaaagaaGACCAAGCCCCATCTCTATTACTACCAGATGATCCTCACAATTCCTTCTCAATACCTAGTTTCTACTCTATTCAGCCCAAAATAGCAGAaatacaagaagaagaaaaaaaagtacgATCAAGAGATGTCACTGCAATTTCAATGTCACAAAAAAATGCACCAAATAAAGAATATAAAGAATATGTAGAAGAGTCTGAAGGCAAACACACCAGTCAAAGTTTGAATTAACATCCAAGGAAAATGTTGATTCAATAGGTGTCATAGCTTCCTCTGCGGTCTGGACAACAAAAGAAACTTCAGTATTATGAATCCTTTGCAGATTGGAGAAAATGCAACACGCAGACGTGGTTTTTGGTGCTATCTCAATTACTTAAAAGGCATGCAGAAGACTGAAAAttgtaactaaaaataaaacaaccAGGAAGCATCAAAATAGTTTGGGAACAAGTATCAGAAATACAGCAACAAGATAAAAAATGCACATAGAAAGCGAGAAAATTGGTAAATAATAGAGAACTCAGGAACATGTACAtgaaataacaatataaaagaTTGGAAATGCCATATACAGTCAAATTATCTTCCCTCAAATTGCTCTGCAACGTCCCATAAATTTTCCATGTCATATGGTACAATGACAAATCAAAGCTTAAATACATCTGAAGACATTGGGTACCTTTTCAGTTAAATCCAGGGCTCCACTGATGATCGTTGTCTCATCATGCGTGAGTTCACCTCCCTTACCAGCCTAAAATGGATAGAAATAACAAGtcaagaaaaacagaaaacaattTGAATCTGGAAAACTGTAACTGTTGTGGAAATTCAGCAGCTAGTAGCCAGGAACAAACTGTGGACAAATGCAAGCGATGTCGTACGCACTTACAACCTAAACAGCTTACCTCTTGGCCATGAATAGAGACGAGGGCCTTCAACTGAGCTCGCCTAAACAAATCATCACTATGTCCAAGTACTTTATCAAGAACCTGAAACAATGGATCACACATAAAAGCTATAATATCAATATTCGAATCTGAAACATATTGAACTTCCGTTCATACTATGTTTTTACTAAAACAGGAAACATAATTTGTGATCcaaatatgaaaattataacGAGTATGGTATTAAAACATCATTGCCTAATAAGAACTCGTCTCAGTGTTGATGTGATATCTTAACTGTGTCGCA contains the following coding sequences:
- the LOC137742026 gene encoding DUF21 domain-containing protein At4g14240-like; protein product: MMSWNGTRDLVMTLDDIPFGTGSWYLYAGVSCLLVLFAGIMSGLTLGLMSLNLVDLEILQRSGSSTEKKQAAKILPVVQKQHQLLVTLLLCNACAMEALPLYLDKIFHPVVAVVLSVTFVLLFGEVIPQSICSRYGLSVGANFVWLVRILMVICYPIAYPIAKVLDKVLGHSDDLFRRAQLKALVSIHGQEAGKGGELTHDETTIISGALDLTEKTAEEAMTPIESTFSLDVNSNFDWEAIGKILARGHSRVPVYYENPKNIIGLLLVKSLLTVRAEAEIPVSAVSIRRMPRVPADMPLYDILNEFQKGSSHLAAVVKSKGKSNLLAIPDIENFEDKLAKLKSQPAASLPTKQDEKSGSVSLDIDKAPRSLTNKPTIQPNGTIPNSSEDIEAGEVIGIITLEDVFEELLQEEIVDETDVYIDVHRRIRVAAAAAASSMARAPSTRKLLVGALSKHAQTPKKSAEDDGHSTRFSGSPREPLLGSRR